The DNA region TACGTGCTTAAGGGTGTCACTTTTCAGTTTCATCCTCTTTAAACTCTTTAAACTCGAAACTAATCAATTTCAGTTGATGATGAAACTCAATGCCACGTGACAAAATGGACTGAAGTGAGATAACAAATAGCCTACCAAAGTATTACTCGTTATGCAGTGcctttttcatatttctttggTCATGGGATTCCATAACTTTTCATGGGCCATTGGTGAGGCTATTAAAGCCTTGTTCTCTCTTTGAGTAACCACGGAGTAAGTTACCAAATAACTAAGTAAGTAACCATCTAAATAACCAACAACTCCGTACGcgattttaaattcttttgtcGCCGTCTATTTCTCTTTTATTATCTTTGAGAAATCTGTTAATGACACAGCTGATGTTTAAGAGAAAACTTTTGTGATATAACTGTTTCTTGCTATTATTTTCAGCTTTATATTTAGGTCTGACAGCAATATGAAAATGTGACAATCTCTCAGCAAGTATGTTTGTGTCAACAGATTTGACTTCTGCGAATACAAAGGCATTGATATACTATGTGAAGTCTGTGTATTCTTTTCCGAGAAGCTGGAATATAGGCTCCGAGTTAgacttttattaatttgttacgCATCGTCCACCAGTCGAAGACCGTTTCCCATAAGCTTTATTTCTGGTCGTTTCTTTTATGACCTTGACCATTACTTATCACTCCACTAATCAATTTAGCACTTTTACAATGATTGGCCGAGCTAGGTTTGCCAACTTTTCAGAGAATTTGGTGTGTAGTGATGACCAAATCCATCTTTTCCGTGTTTCCGTTAGTTTTCAAACTCTGATTTCAACCCATCTTCCTTTTTTGTATTCTGATCAACTTTTCTTTTAAGATAGTAACGACGAGTGATTTCACTTAACGGTTTCCTAACCctatttttaagttttgttaGATCTCTCGATATCTGCgtaattatttacttacttCTGTCAAGCAAATGTCGTCTGAGGTTTCTGGCGACGATTGTTTTACGTTTTTCACTTTTTTCCACGTTTGGGGACACTTGGAGTACCAATTTGTCGAGCTTCTGTTTTAAATCTCTTTCTGGGTAATGTTTACCTTATTGATAATTCACAAGTTTTAACATAGTCACGAGCGCTAGCTTATATTATGTGTACCGCGGAGTATTCCTATCGTACAAAATGctctaaaataaaacacaaatcaCGACACAACCCCTGTAGatcacctctctctctctctctctctctctctctctctcaaaatcaatatttatgagTGATACATAGACCAGAGCACTATTCGAACACGGGTTCTATACATATCTTACCTGACCGAAGTCCCTTgtacaagattttttttgttttcctcTCATGGCCTCACAATTTTCTTACCATGGCAGGTCAGCTCTATTGCTCTAGATACACTCTGAGTTCCCAGTCATTTCCTCTGCCCGGCAATGATGTACGTCTTGCCGCTGTATTTTCATCCTGTCTCACAAACTGTATCTGCATTTGCATCAAGTTACATATAACAGAAAATGGAAGAATAATCGTgtaaaaacttaataaaaggTTTCATCGAAATTCATTAGTTTGCATAATGTGCAAATTAACCCATTTGAATCACGAAGATTATTTCTTTACAgaataaaacaatgaatttggGTTTTCGACAGGTTATATCCTTGGACCTAATTTGTCATGAAATACAGCATGAAGAGAGATGTATCCAAAAGAATAGATGTTCATATTTGCAGATagttttgatatggatatattTTGCCAGTTATGCCGAACATCAAGAACCCATAAAATGCAGCATTATATTATTcacataatttatatttatataccaGTAATAGTCCTAATGGACTATAACTGGGTCAAACCTTCCCTCCGAAGCAGAAGGGGGTATGCTGTTTTACCAAtgtgtctgtctatctgtccgTTACAAAAttttctgtcgcatttttctcaACATTTATTTATCGCAGGTGCTTGgaattttaacacactctttATTTAAGCATGGCATTTATGGGATCCaattttgtaccaatcggacgttaacttcctgttaaatgacgactctgcatatttttatcttcaattttcaaacttattttcttcaaagaattctcagcaatttttcattgcagatgcttgaaattttaaaacactcttTGTTAAAGCATTTCATATAgtaggatttatttttgtaattatatatgGAACGGTAACTTAATGGTAAATTAAgacttaatttatttttagcctgaattttcaaacaaactttcgtcaaagatttctcggCAATTATCAATTACAAGTGTTTTTAGCTCACTCTTGTTTAGGCATTGTATTTTGGCTTTTCGTACCTATTTAATTTCCACTTCCTGTTATATGTTGACTTACCTtttttgtatattcacatcaAAGCGGGGATATTAcaagtgagcattggctcacagatattttgttaaacatctAACAAGCAACCACTCGATTAGATTTCAGACTTAAATGTAGACTTTGCATTAATTATACTTTTgcatgattttgtaaatatcgCCAACAAACGGTAGTTTACAGTTCCAAATATTACATAgtgtgtgaccggtcagcagaggatgcttactcctcttAGGCAAATGGTCCTACCTTACTTTTTAAGAGATCCGTGttgctgctttgaatttgtatttcgttttatggatttttgagatggttgacagtttgttattgtgaACAATGAAATACTACGGAAGCTCATTGAGGCCAGCTTagcgaaaaaaaaagaatttcttttgcgtttaatcgcaatgttctttgcgtttaatcgcaatctTTTACGTTAAATCGCATTaagttttgcgtttaaacgtAAAAGATTGCAATTAAACGCAAGACCATACAAAGCCACTGGGCCTGATGAAATTCCAGCCTATATACTGAAAGAAGCAGCTGAACACATACAACCATATCTGACCATAATTTACCAGAAATCTTTGGACACTGGAATTATTCCTGACGACTGGCGAGCTGCCAACATTGTCCCAGTCTTCAAAAAGGGAGAAAAACACAAAGCTTCTAATTATCGGCCAGTCTCATTGACTTCAATCTGCTGCAAACTATTGGAACATATTGTTCACAGCACCATCATGGATCACTTTGACCGCCACCAGATCCTTTGTGACCATCAACATGGTTTCAGATCCAAAAGATCTTGTGAAACACAACTCCTGATAACACTAGACAAAATTGGCAAGAATTTAGACCAAGGAGAACAGACAGACATCATCCTGCTTGATTTCTCCAAAGCCTTTGACAAAGTGCCCCACAAGAGACTCCTCCAAAAAATGGACTATTACGGAATACGTGGAGTAACACTCAAATGGATACAAGACTTCCTAAGCAAGAGAACACAATCCGTATTGCTTGAAGGGCATAAGTCTGGCCCCCTAGACGTCATCTCAGGGGTGCCTCAGGGAACAGTCATCGGACCCCTATTATTTCTGGCTTCATTAATGACCTGCCACAATCAACATCTTCTGAGGCAAGGTTATTTGCAGACGATTGCCTAGTTTATAGGAAAATAAAGAATGTGAAGGATAGCGAGACACTGCAAGACGACCTTAAAAAACTCCAAGAGTGGGAATCACGATGGCAGATGAATTTCCATCCTGAGAAGTGCATCGTGATACGGATTACCAACAAAAGAAATCCACTGATAAGGAACTACCAACTACATGGTCACACACTAGATGCAGTCGAGCATGGGAAATACCTGGGAGTCACCATAAACCATGACCTACAGTGGAAGACACATATCAACCAGACAGTAGGCGAAGCATCAAGGACACTAGGATTTCTGAGAAGGAACCTAGGACGGTGTAAACCAGAAGTCAAAGCCAACGCCTATATCACCATGGTCAGACCAACCCTGGAATACGCCTCCACTGTATGGGACCCTTATCAAGATAACCTTGAAAAAGACCTCGAACAAGTACAGAGAAGGGCAGCTAGGTTCGTGTACAATGAATACCAAGACGTATCCCCAGGCTGTGTCAGCTCCTTAATGGATAGACTAAAATGGGAGCCTCTTAAAGATCGCCGCTGCAAAGACCGACTCACCATGGCATACAAGATCCGCAATAGATTGGTGGATATTGACCCCTCTAATTATTACAAACCTGGAGATTCAAAGACCAGAGGAGGCCACCGCATACACCAACAGCGCACTTTAAAAGATCAATACAGGTACTCCTTCTTCCCAAGATCAACCAGGGAATGGAACTTGACTTGACTTATCCCTGTTCGCTCCTTGGGGAGCATAGGGCCGCAACCACTCCTCGCCAGCGGACTCTGTTTTGGGCTACTTTCTTTAACTGGGCCCAGGTGAAGCCTGCCTCTTTTGCCTCTGACTCTACTGATCTTCTCCAGGTTTGCCTAGGTCTCCCCACCTTTCTCTTTCCCTGTGGGTTCCAATCCAGTGCCTGTCTTGTGATGTTTTCTGGGGATTTACGTAGAGTGTGGCCTATCCATCCCCATTTTCTCCTCTTTATTTCAATGTTGATGGGATCTTGTTTGGTCTTTTCCCATAGGCTTGTGTTTGATATGGTGTCTGGCCATCTGATGTTAAGAATATGGCGGAGACATTTGTTGACAAAAGACTGGAGTTTGTTGTTTATCGTTTTTGTTACCTTCCAGGTCTCCGAGCCATACAACAGGACTGATTTTACGTTTGTATTAAAGATTCTTGTTTTGGTGTTGATTGAGTGTGCTTTTGAATTCCAAATTTGACGTAGGGTGTTGAATGCATGTCTTGCCTTGTTGGTACGACTTTTAACGTCGTTGTCAGCGCCCCCGTCCTTACTGACAATGCTCCCAAGATAGCAGATGTAAAGATTCCCATGACAGTTCACATTATGAAACAAGAAGAATGGGAAGCAATGGCAAAAACCCTTGTCTTGTGCTTGAGGCATGAAAAATTCCTTCCAGTACAAATTTCCCGATACTTTCTCGAAAAGTGTATTTTTGATACGACCCCGTCGAATGAAGAGCTTCTCGAGTCATTTTTGGGATTTATACCCGATATGGATAGAGATCTGATAAGATGCTCTCGACAATTTTGATAGTGTAGATGAAAATGAACTCTTCGATGCTTTTTCGAATTTTAATCTTAGAGTGTATACCTGCTTTTTCGAATTTTAATCTTAGAGTGTATACCTCCAAAGACAACTTTAGAAAGCTTATGGTTGAGTTGGCACACCATGAACTTATCCGAAAGCCGTCTTTTGTCACCCTCTGCTGGTTTCCTATTTTAAGTTGTCATTTGAAGCGTCTTATAGATAAATAGGAAGACACGTATGAACAAAGCATAGTCACCACCACCAGAAAAGTTCTGAATTTGCTCGTTTTCCAGAGGAAGAAGGCAACAGCTGTAGCTCTCAAACGATATGTGAAGACGTGTACGACTGAAAAATTGTTCATGCTTTTGCGTTTTGGCACTGGATCGGATATCATCTCAATTCCTAACGAAATcgtatagttaattcatagctctatagaaacagccagactgaaatatacacgccccatttatcgattgtcGAAATCTATAGCGACTGAAACTGACGAGAaattgacaggactgaaattgacacgtcCTGGATTCGGTTGCACGAACGTTAGTTAAATTAACGGCTAGTAAGTGCCGTAACTTGCCGTTAAATATTTAAAGGCTAGTTAGGTAACTGTcagtaaaattttgttgttcgaaaacaaattaaaaataaaataggttACTCAGATTTAATAGTTGTTTATTAGTTAACTCTGTGTTAAAATCGTCTGCACGCGCGTGTTACCTTACCTACGGTAATAAAAATGGCTGTCGCAGTCAAACAAGAACGAAGTAGTAACTGGTCCTTGGCCGAAATCAATATTCTAACCGATTTCGTTGAAAAAATGAGGAAATACTCAAAGCAGAGTAAATTAATTACCAATGCAAAAATGAACAGCAGATGGGCAGAGGTTACTGATATAGTGAATGCGGTGGGCGTTCAACGCAGATCGGTAGAGCAGGTTAAGTTCAAGTGGGGGAACCTGCAGCAGGGAGCGAAAAACACCTTCACCTAGGCCCGTAAACATGCGAGAAAAACGGGCGGAGGTCCTCCGCTAAAACCCCCAACTGCCGCTGAGGAGAAGATTATTGTCCTAATGAAGGATAGACCTAATTTCAGCGGAATTACTGGGGGGTTCGAGACATCAATGCCAGCCACATCAGGTACagtatatttaattttgaaatttaaaatggaCAGAAAACTTGTTCTTAGTTCAGAATCaacttgaaataataaaattctatATGTACTCAAATTCATATAGTGTAGTAATTAAAAATTTCCCGATTAATTAACGCTTGGTTGATTGTTTACATTGTCCGCTGGCAATGCGAACagattgatgacgtcatattataAACACTCTACAGAGATTCAGGCAGAATTGTTTAAGATCCAATGATGTGATTTTCTCCGTCCTTACATACTGTTTTATCACTTGCAATGCAATGATTCATCACTTACAAATCAAATGTCTGCAGAATGGCAGAGGCACCAAATATTTTGCAGACTTTTGCAGGCTTCATCTTGATTTCGCTTTGCAAGACGCGGAACCTTCTTTTCCACCAACCAAAGACTCTCTATACGGTGTTGCGTGTACGGCAATGAGCCGTATTAAATGCTTCCTCTGACCGGTTTGCAGGATGTAGATACGGTGTGATGAAAAACCTAGAACAAGCATAGCCACTGTCACCAATGAGGTAGACATCTTCGACAACACGGTGGTTTTCTTCCAAGAAGGTGCACACCTCAGATGTCCGAAATACGTGACTATCGTGGGTACTGCCCGGCCACTGAGCATCAATGTTAATGAATTTCCCTGTTGAAGGtgttatgaaaaattataaaaggtTTTCTATCTGGGTTTAATATACTCTATAATTAAGCAATTTGTAATGAGATAATATATGTTGACTATATTATAGTAAGTACCTTCATGGTCACAAATGGCCTGTACATTGATGGAATGAAACCTGTTCACAAAGAAAGCCTCATATTCCAAATGTGCTTGTATTCGGACATGAGTTCCATCTATACAGCCAATTACTCCAGGAAATCCACCCCGTGAAAAGAAATTTTGCTTGGATTTCAAAATTTCCTCATGATTAGGACATTTTATAAATCTATCTTTCTTTGCAATGAGTGCATTTGTAACATCGTCGATAGCCCTGCTGACTGTACTATTATCAAACCCCATGGTATCTCCGATAACTTCCAAAAAGCTTCCAGAGGCATAAAAACGTAGAGCCAGCAGAAACTGCAaggtttgatataattttatgtaacatgtattttttcacgTGTTTTTGAATAGGCTCAGAGGGGGCACATGGTACTATCATCGATGTTAGCAATCCTTGTATTTATAAAGTACTGACGTCATAATCAAAGtataaaaaatgacgtcattttacagcgttcatATTTGCtaacgtttttattttttctttctagatgtttgcattgataaaatgtataatttaagatcgacaattttcatttcataaacaatttaattaacAGTTTACCAAGGATAAAAAGAGATATGTATTTCTCGGCCCGATGCGTCAAATTTATAGGTatgtaataaacaaaacataaaacctCACTTTGCATGTAACTTAGCATTTTAATAATTGGTCCAgtatgtgtttatatatatacatatatgtattctGATAACAAGTACCTGCATTTCCACCGATATGGACTGACTTCGTTTTGTTGATCATAACGCACAATGTCCGAAATATACGTAATCGAATCTCGTCGAAATCGGTATCGGATCTGCGTGTCGCTTCAAGCCCGTCATTTCTATTCTCTCTCtgtagtttctttttttcttcttcactAACGTTCGTGCAACCGGATCCTGTTTATCAACTGGTGGAAGCCTACAGCGtcctataaaaaaataatggactgcacgaaataatcatgattattGTCAGACTCAAAATCTCACAGGAGACGaattggctgtttcttttagctaattaCTTATGTAagttaacagtaatttagtgaattttacttactttttcataatcaatttattaactagataaaagaaagatgttatttaaacaataaaatgctttctctgATGACCCATTCCGGTAGAGAAgctagcgatcattgcagaaaaaaatacatagcccgctaacgcgggttatgtatttttctgcaatgtcgctacttctatatcccaaatgaatcgccaagcatttcattttttttattatttacatctaGCGAGTATGATTCTTTCCATTTCATACGGAAACTTagagttaattcatagctctatagaaacagccagactgacaTCTACACGTCCCGATTATTGATTGCAAAATCttcagcgacctaagaaaaaacacacactGCACGAAgtaatcatgacgatgtcagactcaaattttAATAGGAGActatttggctgtttcttttagctaacgtactgatgaaaattaacagtaatttagtgaattttacttacattttacaatcaatttattaatttgttattaaaaataaagatatgaatataaacaataaaatattttctttgatgattcctGCGAATTAtaaaggtagcaatcattgctaaaaaaaatatgtatttttttcggCAATGCACTGACACCTTTATATCTTGCATGAATtactaaagaaagcatttcattgtttataaagGTCTTTTTTCTCAATCTGATTACTTATTATCTTTTTACATATTAACCAACCTCAAACATTTATGTACAATGTCAGTAAATACCTTTATATTAGAGATAAAAGACGGTATTTTCAAAGCGTACGATATGGTGAACGGCAGTATATTGGAAACTGATATATGTATGCAAGTGACATATAAGGGAAAATTCAATAACAAGACATACTGTATTTAAAACt from Crassostrea angulata isolate pt1a10 chromosome 7, ASM2561291v2, whole genome shotgun sequence includes:
- the LOC128157091 gene encoding uncharacterized protein LOC128157091 — its product is MDHFDRHQILCDHQHGFRSKRSCETQLLITLDKIGKNLDQGEQTDIILLDFSKAFDKVPHKRLLQKMDYYGIRGVTLKWIQDFLSKRTQSVLLEGHKSGPLDVISGVPQGTVIGPLLFLASLMTCHNQHLLRQGYLQTIA